The Weissella confusa DNA window TGTCTTGGGAGATATTCCAGGGTTCACTGGTCATGCAAAGTTGGATGGTGTCAAGATTGATTCATACGACTCAGCTGGCGTTTCAAAGAAGAAGAACTTCTGGTTTGGAACTGACCAATTTGGTCGTGACATCTTCAAGCGTGTCCTTTACGGAACGCGCATCTCATTGCAAGTTGCGTTGATTGCCGCTGCCATGGACTTGGTCTTTGGTGTCACATACGGAATTGTTTCCGGCTGGCGTGGTGGTAAGACCGACATTGTGATGCAACGTATCATCGAAGTTATTTCATCAATTCCTAACTTGGTTGTTTTCGTTTTGTTGATTTTGATTTTGAAGCCCGGTATGTTGTCAATCGCATTGGGTATCGCAATGACATCATGGACGTCAATGGCACGTTTGATACGTGCACAGGTATTGACGATTAAGGAACAAGATTACATCTTGGCCGCTCGTACATTGGGATCATCAGCATGGCGTATTGGTTTCCGCCACTTGGTGCCAAACTTGAGTTCAACAATCATTGTGCAATTGATGTTCACAATCCCATCAGCAATCTTCTTCGAAGCATTGTTGTCATTTATTGGATTGGGAATTCCAGTGCCAATGGCCTCATTGGGTACGTTGTTGAATGATGGACAAAAGGCTTTGCAATTCTATCCATACCAATTGGTAATTCCAGCACTTATCTTGGCTGTCATCATGATTGCCTTTAACTTGCTTGGAGATGGTTTGCGTGACGCCTTTGACCCTCGTACGAAGGATTAATGGAAGAGAGTTAAGACATGGCAGAAAAGATTCTTGAGGTTAAGGACCTTAAAATTAATTTCCGAACTTACAACGGTAAGGTACAAGCCATCCGCGACATTTCATTTGATTTGTACAAGGGTGAGACGCTTGCTATCGTGGGTGAGTCTGGTTCAGGTAAGTCTGTTACGACACGCTCATTGATGGGCTTGTTGGCAAAGAATGCTGAAGTTGAACACGGTTCAATCAAGTTCAAGGGCGATGAAATCATTGGTAAGTCAGAAGAAGACATGCAGCACTTGCGTGGTTCAGAAATTGCCATGATTTTCCAAGACCCAATGACTTCTTTGGATCCAACGATGAAGATCGGTCAACAAATTGCCGAACCTTTGATTAAGCACAAGAAGATGAGCAAGAAGGATGCCTGGGCAAAGGCATTGGAAATGACGAAGTTGGTTGGTATTCCAAATTCAGAAAACCACATCAACGACTATCCACACCAATTTTCAGGTGGTATGCGTCAACGTATCGTTATTGCGATTGCGATGATCAACAACCCTGAAATCCTAATTGCCGACGAACCAACGACCGCCTTGGACGTGACGATTCAAGCCCAAATCTTGGACTTGATGAAGAAGATTCAAAAGGAAATTGATTCATCAATCATCTTTATCACGCACGACCTTGGTGTTGTGGCTGGTATGGCTGATCGTGTGGCGGTTATGTATGCCGGACAAATTATTGAAATTGGAACTGTTGATGAAGTATTTAACTTCCCACAACACCCATACACTTGGGGCTTGTTGAACTCAATGCCAACGACGGAAACGGCGCGTGGCGAGTTGGAAGCTATCCCAGGTACGCCGCCTGATTTGTTGGAGCCACCAGTAGGTGATCCATTTGCGGCACGTAACAAGTACGCTTTGGCAATCGACGAAAAGCAAAAGCCACCTTTCTTCAAGCTATCAGAGACGCACTTTGCGTCAACGTGGTTGTTGGATGAGCGTGCGCCAGAAGTTGAGCCGCCATTGGAAGTACAAAAGCGTTGGGCTCGCTACCAAGCTGAGCACCCAGAAGCTGACCGTAAGAAGGCAGTCGCCGTCGACGCAACGGCAGTTCTTGGAACGGAGGTTAACAACTAATGGCTGAAGAAAAGAAGAAGTTAGTTGAAATCAAGGGACTTGATATCACGTTTAACAAGGGCCGTAGCAACGAAACGAAGGCTGTTCAAAACGCAACTTTCGACATTTACGAAGGTGAGACGTTTGGTCTTGTTGGTGAGTCAGGTTCAGGTAAGACGACAATTGGTCGTACGATTATGAAGTTGTACGAACCATCAGCAGGGGAAGTTTTGTTTGATGGTAAGGACATTGCTAAGTTGAAGAAGCGCGGCGAATTGTCAGACTTCCGTCAAGCGGTACAAATGATTTTCCAAGACCCACAAGCGTCATTGAACTTGCGTATGAAGGTTAAGGACATCGTTGCTGAAGGAATCGACGTTAACCACTTGGCTGCAAGTGATGAAAATCGTTCAAAGCGCGTGGAAGATTTGTTGGAGACGGTTGGTTTGAACCGTGATCACTCAAACCGTTACCCACACGAGTTCTCTGGTGGACAACGTCAACGTATCGGTATCGCCCGTGCGTTGGCTGTGCAACCAAAGTTCATCATCGCCGACGAACCAATCTCTGCCTTGGACGTTTCAATCCAAGCGCAAGTTGTTAACTTGATGAAGCAATTGCAAAAGGACAAGGGATTGACTTACTTGTTCATTGCCCACGACTTGTCGATGGTTAAGTACATTTCTGACCGTATCGGTGTTATGCACTGGGGTAAGATGGTTGAAATCGGACCAGCCGACGAAGTTTACAACAAGCCTTTGCACGATTACACGCGCTCATTGTTGAGTGCCATTCCAGTTCCAGATCCATCAGTTGAGACGGCCCGTGAGCCAATCGTTTACGATCCAACTGACGAAATGGACGGACGTGACCGTGAAATGGTTGAAATTGCACCTGAACACTTCGTTTGGGCTGCAGAAGACGAAATCGAGATGTACAAGCAACGCGCCCGCGAAGCTGGATTGATCGATTAACAAGAAACGCACCTGACATTACGTTAGGTGCGTTTTTGTTTGGTGGTCAAAGTCGACGCGTTTCATCGAGGTGCACCACAACCAAATGTTTTTACATAAAAAAGCCATTATTTATCAGTTCAAGTCTATTTGGTAATCATGGTATACTACTTTATAAAGAAACTATTAAGGAATGGGTTGGGTGATACGCGTGAAAAATTTGGATGCTTTACCGGCGTTTTTCCAAAATCGGCGCCTCGCTTGGATGGCAGTGCTCGTCTCGGTGATGGCAATTATCGGCGCGATTCTAGCCTTTATGGTGAATTGGGTTGCCGGAATTGTCTGGCTGGCCTTGGTTGTGATTGCTTTGATGGTCATATTCAAGACCTTGCAGATTATTGGCGAAGACACCACACACTATATTGAGAATCTTTCATACCGCGTTAATCGTGGTGAACAAGAAGCGATTATTCAGATGCCTTTGGGGGTCGTTTTGTTCAATGAGCAGAACGAAGTTAATTGGGTGAACCCTTATCTACAAAGTTTCCTTGGGGAACGCGTTATCGTTGGTCGACCATTGCAGGAAGCTTCCGTGCAATTGGCAGACTTGATTAAGCGATGGCCGGATGAAGATAAGCGTGTTACGCAATTGCACTGGTTGGATCGCGTATTTAATGTGCAAGTGCAGCCGGAACTCCGCGCTGCATATCTGCTGGATGCCACTGACTCAGCGCAAGTTATGAGTGACTACGAAGCGCACAAGTTGTTCATTGGAATTGTTTCCTTGGATAACTATGACGAAGTGTCTGAAGGCATGAACGACTCGGACGCTTCTGCATTACGTACCTTCGTGACGAAGACGTTGTCAGACTGGATGGCTGAGCACAAGATTTATGTGCGTCGTTTGGCTGTCGATCGTTATATGTTGATCGGTTATCGTGACGGTTTGCGTCGCGCCGAGGCTGATAAGTTTAATGTGTTGACCGCGGTTCGTGAGGCAACTTCAATGCAGAACACGCCAATCACGTTGAGTATTGGTATCGCTTATAAGGAAACGGCGATTGATGTTTTGGCGCAGAACGCTCAAGCTAACTTGGACTTGGCGTTGGGTCGTGGTGGTGACCAAGTTGTTGTGAAGTCACCGACTGGGGATGCTCGTTTCTACGGTGGAAACACAAACCCAATGGCCAAGCGTACCCGTGTGCGTGCGCGTGTCATCTCACAAGCGTTGGCTGATTTGATGACGCAAGCGGACCAAATTTTCATTATGGGACACAAACGTTCTGATATGGATTCGTTTGGTGCCGCGCTGGGTGTTCGCCGTTTGGCTCAAATGTTGGGTAAGCCGTCATGGGTTGTCTACGAAGAGAGCGGGCATGAGCACTCAGATATTAAGTTGTTGTTGCAAGAACTTAAGGCTGATCCGTCAGATCAATCTGCAATGATGGTGCCTTCACAAGTATTGTCAGAAGCGACTGAACGAAGCTTGTTGGTCATGGTGGATCATTCAAAGCCATCGATTTCAGAATCACCTGAAGTCTATCAACAACTATCTGAGCGGGTTGTGATTATCGATCACCACCGCCGTGGCGAAGAATTCCCAGATGAACCGCAATTGGTTTACATTGAGTCATATGCCTCATCAACATCTGAGTTGGTAACGGAATTGTTTGAGTATCAACCACGTCGTACGAAGGGGTTGTCTCGTATTGAGGCGACTGCGATGCTGGCGGGTATCCAAGTTGATACCAAGTCATTCACGTTGCGTTCTGGTACGCGAACGTTCGATGCGGCTAGTTACCTGCGTTCAGTTGGCGCTGATGGTAAGATGCTACAGGACTTCATGAAGGAAACGGTTGATTCATACCGTGAGCGTGCACACTTGATTGAGCGTGCGCAAATTCATGATAATGCGGCAATTGTTATCGGTGAAGATGATGTGCAATATGATTCGGTTGTGGCCGCACAGGCTGCAGATGCGTTGTTGCAAATGATTGGGATTGAAGCGTCGTTTGTTATTTCACGACGCGATGATAATACAGTTGCCGTTTCGGCGCGCTCAACTGGGTCATTTAATGTACAATTAGTAATGGAAGCGATGGGCGGAGGCGGTCATTTGAGTAATGCGGCAACGCAGGTCTCAGATACGACGACCACTGCCGTCTATGAACAATTGTTGTCTGTTCTTACGGGAACAAACGATGATGGTGATAATGAAGATTAATAAGTGAGGTCGATAATCATGAAGGTTATTTTCTTGGAAGATGTTAAGGGGCGCGGTAAGAAGGGCGAAGTTAAGGAAGTTCCTGATGGCTACGCTAACAACTTCTTGATTAAGAACAAGAAGGCTGAGCCCGCAACTAACGCAAATGTTTCTGCATTGCGTGGCCAAAAGAAGGCAGCCGATCGTGAGGCCGCTGAAGAAAAGGCTGAAGCTGAGGCTTTGAAGGCAAAGTTGGAAGACGACAAGACGGTTGTTGAGTTGAAGGCAAAGGCTGGAACTGACGGTCGTTTGTTCGGTGCCATCTCATCAAAGCAAGTTGTTGAAGCTTTGGAGAAGCAATTCGGCTTGAAGATTGATAAGCGCAAGATGGATATGAAGGAGCCAATCCGTGCCTTGGGTTACCGTACCGTAACGGTTAAGTTGCACCACGATGTTGAGGCAAAGATTCGTATCCACACGGATGAGCAATAAAAAATCGGTAGATAAATAAAGTGACGAGCCAGTGATGTTTCACTGGCTTTTTCTGTTACAATAGATTTTATGAATACACATATAAAGGAGGCGTCCCCATGGCAGATGAAACAGAAACGACTGCGCTTAGCGTGCCG harbors:
- a CDS encoding ABC transporter permease, with translation MAEQVNLTADDFKLLPADRHVDNEKIMKPSLSFAKDAWRRLKKNKGAFISLWILVFIFVAAFGSAPIANSKSTSHQDVTLQNLPPRLPGVLGDIPGFTGHAKLDGVKIDSYDSAGVSKKKNFWFGTDQFGRDIFKRVLYGTRISLQVALIAAAMDLVFGVTYGIVSGWRGGKTDIVMQRIIEVISSIPNLVVFVLLILILKPGMLSIALGIAMTSWTSMARLIRAQVLTIKEQDYILAARTLGSSAWRIGFRHLVPNLSSTIIVQLMFTIPSAIFFEALLSFIGLGIPVPMASLGTLLNDGQKALQFYPYQLVIPALILAVIMIAFNLLGDGLRDAFDPRTKD
- a CDS encoding ABC transporter ATP-binding protein — encoded protein: MAEKILEVKDLKINFRTYNGKVQAIRDISFDLYKGETLAIVGESGSGKSVTTRSLMGLLAKNAEVEHGSIKFKGDEIIGKSEEDMQHLRGSEIAMIFQDPMTSLDPTMKIGQQIAEPLIKHKKMSKKDAWAKALEMTKLVGIPNSENHINDYPHQFSGGMRQRIVIAIAMINNPEILIADEPTTALDVTIQAQILDLMKKIQKEIDSSIIFITHDLGVVAGMADRVAVMYAGQIIEIGTVDEVFNFPQHPYTWGLLNSMPTTETARGELEAIPGTPPDLLEPPVGDPFAARNKYALAIDEKQKPPFFKLSETHFASTWLLDERAPEVEPPLEVQKRWARYQAEHPEADRKKAVAVDATAVLGTEVNN
- a CDS encoding ABC transporter ATP-binding protein → MAEEKKKLVEIKGLDITFNKGRSNETKAVQNATFDIYEGETFGLVGESGSGKTTIGRTIMKLYEPSAGEVLFDGKDIAKLKKRGELSDFRQAVQMIFQDPQASLNLRMKVKDIVAEGIDVNHLAASDENRSKRVEDLLETVGLNRDHSNRYPHEFSGGQRQRIGIARALAVQPKFIIADEPISALDVSIQAQVVNLMKQLQKDKGLTYLFIAHDLSMVKYISDRIGVMHWGKMVEIGPADEVYNKPLHDYTRSLLSAIPVPDPSVETAREPIVYDPTDEMDGRDREMVEIAPEHFVWAAEDEIEMYKQRAREAGLID
- a CDS encoding DHH family phosphoesterase, with the protein product MAVLVSVMAIIGAILAFMVNWVAGIVWLALVVIALMVIFKTLQIIGEDTTHYIENLSYRVNRGEQEAIIQMPLGVVLFNEQNEVNWVNPYLQSFLGERVIVGRPLQEASVQLADLIKRWPDEDKRVTQLHWLDRVFNVQVQPELRAAYLLDATDSAQVMSDYEAHKLFIGIVSLDNYDEVSEGMNDSDASALRTFVTKTLSDWMAEHKIYVRRLAVDRYMLIGYRDGLRRAEADKFNVLTAVREATSMQNTPITLSIGIAYKETAIDVLAQNAQANLDLALGRGGDQVVVKSPTGDARFYGGNTNPMAKRTRVRARVISQALADLMTQADQIFIMGHKRSDMDSFGAALGVRRLAQMLGKPSWVVYEESGHEHSDIKLLLQELKADPSDQSAMMVPSQVLSEATERSLLVMVDHSKPSISESPEVYQQLSERVVIIDHHRRGEEFPDEPQLVYIESYASSTSELVTELFEYQPRRTKGLSRIEATAMLAGIQVDTKSFTLRSGTRTFDAASYLRSVGADGKMLQDFMKETVDSYRERAHLIERAQIHDNAAIVIGEDDVQYDSVVAAQAADALLQMIGIEASFVISRRDDNTVAVSARSTGSFNVQLVMEAMGGGGHLSNAATQVSDTTTTAVYEQLLSVLTGTNDDGDNED
- the rplI gene encoding 50S ribosomal protein L9, which produces MKVIFLEDVKGRGKKGEVKEVPDGYANNFLIKNKKAEPATNANVSALRGQKKAADREAAEEKAEAEALKAKLEDDKTVVELKAKAGTDGRLFGAISSKQVVEALEKQFGLKIDKRKMDMKEPIRALGYRTVTVKLHHDVEAKIRIHTDEQ